The Globicephala melas chromosome 20, mGloMel1.2, whole genome shotgun sequence genome contains a region encoding:
- the MFSD6L gene encoding major facilitator superfamily domain-containing protein 6-like: protein MSANPQWDTSRALGVARFFHLVCGVRDACVTPFLTLYLRQLGLAAPWVGILMGTKHLIAAFWAPFCAFLAKSYQKRRVLLIGSLLGSVGASLLMVLVPPLDRDPGYRSCNGSHSVTATVPPPAVALTVNVTSAPEPAPNYPAPSLPAERSTGVGPGDGFREGPGESGQEPFSRLPSSFVGSIQGTRTTSRVLLHPITSRVKDTPQEGAFRVVSPAHPLLAGGTALASPANQSAARGMAGALDLSSEGLRWTFILSLGSMVVWELLTSPVEQVADDSLYEYLDFVDATDGYRSLWIWRLLGMSAGVCGISALVGQLDCFLMTNGPRGVVHFYGYSLVSTLALLVSIAFPVPVCRQWEPSYKMVKALSLVGGDPRLITLALTVFLIGTATSTVQNFLFWHMKDHESTEPVMGVSVALGLLGEILLHPLKTPLLRKLSRVGTVGLGLGCLAGQLLYFSFLWSWWSVLPAQLLSAVSHGALWWAVGASIEHLATPGTERPLSAVFRDHFYGVGASLGSFVGGFVVMHFSLAVLYQSCCVVLLLWLALFLSIQSRLPQERTINYSKLLAVEASDTSDSEQGTERDWLVKAMRDEHSDWRG from the coding sequence ATGAGCGCCAACCCCCAGTGGGACACCAGCAGGGCGCTGGGGGTGGCCAGGTTCTTCCATCTGGTGTGCGGGGTCCGGGATGCCTGCGTGACCCCGTTCCTGACCCTCTACCTGCGGCAGCTGGGCTTGGCCGCGCCCTGGGTGGGCATCCTCATGGGAACCAAGCACCTGATCGCAGCCTTCTGGGCTCCCTTCTGTGCCTTCCTGGCCAAAAGCTACCAGAAGCGGAGGGTGCTTCTGATAGGCTCGCTGCTCGGCTCGGTGGGAGCCAGCCTGTTGATGGTCCTGGTGCCGCCCTTGGACAGAGACCCAGGGTACCGCTCGTGTAACGGAAGCCACAGTGTGACCGCCACGGTCCCACCACCGGCGGTCGCACTCACCGTGAACGTCACCTCCGCCCCCGAGCCAGCTCCGAACTACCCAGCGCCCAGCCTCCCAGCCGAGAGGAGTACTGGGGTCGGCCCAGGCGATGGCTTCAGAGAAGGGCCTGGGGAAAGTGGCCAAGAACCTTTCAGTCGTCTGCCCAGCTCCTTTGTGGGCTCCATCCAAGGAACCAGGACCACATCCCGAGTTCTCCTCCATCCTATTACTTCAAGAGTGAAAGATACTCCCCAGGAAGGTGCTTTTAGGGTGGTCAGTCCTGCCCATCCTTTGCTTGCTGGGGGTACGGCGTTGGCAAGTCCGGCCAACCAGTCGGCAGCCAGGGGGATGGCGGGGGCCCTCGACCTCTCCTCGGAAGGGTTGCGGTGGACTTTCATCCTCTCCCTGGGCTCCATGGTGGTCTGGGAGCTGCTGACATCCCCTGTGGAGCAGGTGGCCGATGACAGCCTTTATGAATACCTGGATTTTGTGGACGCCACTGACGGCTACAGAAGCCTGTGGATCTGGAGGCTGCTGGGCATGTCGGCAGGCGTGTGCGGCATCTCAGCCTTGGTGGGGCAGCTGGACTGCTTCCTGATGACAAATGGCCCCCGGGGTGTAGTGCACTTCTACGGCTACTCACTGGTCAGCACCCTGGCTTTACTGGTGAGCATTGCCTTTCCCGTCCCCGTCTGCAGGCAGTGGGAGCCCAGCTACAAAATGGTCAAAGCCCTGTCTCTCGTAGGCGGTGACCCCCGCCTCATCACCCTCGCCCTCACTGTCTTCTTGATAGGAACCGCCACCAGCACCGTGCAGAACTTCCTGTTCTGGCACATGAAAGACCACGAGAGCACCGAACCGGTCATGGGCGTCTCAGTGGCCCTGGGCTTGCTGGGGGAAATTCTACTTCATCCTCTCAAAACTCCGTTGCTTAGGAAGCTGTCCAGGGTGGGCACGGTGGGGCTAGGGCTGGGCTGCCTGGCGGGGCAGCTtctgtatttctctttcctctggagCTGGTGGTCTGTCCTCCCCGCTCAGCTCTTGAGCGCCGTCAGCCACGGGGCTCTGTGGTGGGCAGTCGGGGCCTCCATAGAGCATCTGGCCACTCCCGGAACAGAGAGGCCTCTGAGTGCCGTGTTCCGAGACCACTTTTACGGGGTCGGGGCCAGCCTGGGCAGCTTCGTGGGGGGCTTCGTGGTGATGCACTTCAGCTTAGCTGTGCTCTACCAGTCCTGCTGTGTGGTCCTGTTGCTCTGGCTGGCCTTGTTCCTGTCCATCCAGTCCAGACTGCCCCAGGAGCGGACAATCAACTACTCTAAGCTGCTGGCCGTGGAGGCCAGTGACACGAGTGATTCTGAGCAGGGGACCGAACGGGACTGGCTCGTGAAGGCCATGAGAGACGAGCACTCAGACTGGAGGGGCTGA